A window of the Lactuca sativa cultivar Salinas chromosome 7, Lsat_Salinas_v11, whole genome shotgun sequence genome harbors these coding sequences:
- the LOC111891021 gene encoding mannose/glucose-specific lectin: MAGRTVWIAPWGGKAGTKSGEFIIPDGARLTKIDIRSGEAIDFIRFTYKDQSGTGHSETFGSEAGGSFHTITFNENEYLITISGRVGSYAGITLVTSLTFQTNLRTYGPYGTNPGTDFLLGVSSGKFSGFYAKYGDYLDSLGVILQP, encoded by the exons ATG GCAGGCAGGACCGTATGGATCGCACCTTGGGGAGGTAAGGCTGGAACCAAATCGGGGGAATTCATAATACCTGATGGTGCTCGTCTTACCAAGATAGACATTAGGAGTGGAGAAGCTATAGATTTCATCCGCTTCACTTACAAGGATCAATCTGGCACAGGCCATTCTGAAACATTCGGTAGCGAGGCCGGTGGCTCGTTTCATACG ATCACCTTCAATGAAAACGAGTACCTCATCACAATTAGTGGACGTGTTGGATCATATGCTGGCATCACCTTGGTTACATCGCTGACTTTCCAAACCAACTTAAGAACTTATGGGCCATACGGCACAAACCCGGGGACTGACTTTTTGCTTGGGGTCTCAAGCGGTAAGTTTTCCGGGTTCTATGCAAAGTACGGGGATTACTTGGACTCTTTGGGTGTTATTCTTCAGCCGTAA